In Amycolatopsis coloradensis, one genomic interval encodes:
- a CDS encoding ESX secretion-associated protein EspG: MDWIRLHVGELFLLWSAHGRDELPAVLEVPHVGRTPEFRAELVATASATLSERGLGTVDSPAPELVRLLHTVANSELTLDLRLDGDPAYRAVGCVSDRGAVAIGVSGTDVELSELREPLVAATLLQALPPCEQGRGLSVNLRVDDYTAACEAGERGGQPAFSDVLRDAGLREPEVIVLVRIATRRIGGGRLGAARKSWEGRWVRGEGTLTWVDTPDGRYGLRRDRGWLTVTPLDASRLKSMAYELFTGARQSG, encoded by the coding sequence ATGGACTGGATCCGGTTGCACGTCGGCGAGCTGTTCCTTCTCTGGTCGGCGCACGGACGCGACGAACTGCCCGCGGTGCTGGAGGTCCCGCACGTCGGGCGGACACCGGAGTTCCGGGCGGAACTGGTGGCCACGGCGAGCGCGACGCTGTCCGAACGCGGCCTCGGCACGGTCGACTCGCCCGCGCCCGAGCTGGTGCGGCTGCTGCACACCGTCGCGAACAGCGAACTCACGCTGGACCTGCGGCTCGACGGCGACCCGGCGTACCGGGCCGTCGGCTGCGTGTCCGACCGCGGCGCGGTCGCGATCGGCGTTTCGGGCACCGACGTCGAGCTGTCCGAGCTGCGGGAGCCGCTCGTCGCCGCGACCCTGCTGCAGGCGCTGCCGCCGTGCGAGCAGGGACGGGGCCTCTCGGTCAACCTGCGTGTCGACGACTACACGGCCGCGTGCGAGGCGGGGGAGCGCGGCGGGCAGCCGGCGTTCTCCGATGTCCTGCGCGACGCCGGGCTGCGGGAACCCGAGGTCATCGTGCTGGTCCGGATCGCGACGCGGCGGATCGGCGGCGGGCGGCTCGGGGCGGCCAGGAAGTCGTGGGAGGGCCGCTGGGTGCGCGGCGAAGGGACGTTGACCTGGGTGGACACCCCCGACGGCCGCTACGGGCTTCGCCGCGATCGAGGGTGGCTGACCGTCACCCCGCTCGACGCGTCGCGGCTGAAGTCGATGGCGTACGAGCTGTTCACGGGGGCTCGCCAGAGCGGTTAA